In Geminocystis sp. NIES-3709, a single genomic region encodes these proteins:
- a CDS encoding ammonium transporter, translating to MLKIKTNRKKLNIFINKIKKSYSLQGCVLLSAILLLSSTYAVYAQDSPADLKTVTGELKVGLDTLWVVLASILVIFMNAGFAMLETGFCRRKNAVNLLSKNLIVFAVSTIAFWVLGFGLMFGDGNGILGLQGFFLGGADNSPAVGDAYEGVYGSLSWTGVPLAAKFLFQVAFAGTAATIVSGAVAERIKFIDFLLFSVLLVAIAYPMIGHWVWGGGWLSQLGFQDFAGSTVVHSVGGWCALTGAMILGPRLGKYPQGGGIMPLPGHNLSIATLGCFILWIGWFGFNPGSTMTVGENIAYIAVVTNLAAASGGITGTVSSWILAGKPDLSLSINGILSGLVAITAGCSMVSYSSAIMIGAFGGILVVFAVYFLDSLKIDDPVGAVSVHLVNGVWGTIAVGLFADSIITENENISGLFSSGNFNLLGVQLLGILSVGVTMVIISTLFWNLLKFTLGLRVSPEEEYLGLDIGEHGMEAYSGFLDLESDIGIDGN from the coding sequence ATGTTAAAAATTAAAACAAATCGTAAAAAACTAAATATATTTATTAACAAAATCAAAAAATCTTATAGTTTGCAAGGTTGTGTACTATTAAGTGCGATTTTATTATTAAGTTCGACTTATGCTGTCTATGCTCAAGATAGTCCTGCTGATTTGAAAACCGTTACAGGAGAACTGAAAGTCGGACTAGATACTCTTTGGGTAGTACTTGCATCTATATTGGTAATTTTTATGAATGCGGGTTTTGCCATGTTGGAAACGGGTTTTTGTCGTCGTAAAAATGCCGTCAATTTGTTGTCTAAAAATTTGATTGTTTTTGCCGTATCAACGATCGCTTTTTGGGTATTGGGATTTGGTTTAATGTTTGGAGATGGTAATGGTATCTTAGGATTACAAGGCTTTTTCTTGGGTGGAGCAGACAACAGTCCAGCAGTGGGAGACGCTTACGAAGGAGTTTATGGTTCTTTAAGTTGGACAGGTGTACCTTTAGCGGCAAAATTTTTATTTCAAGTTGCTTTTGCCGGTACGGCGGCCACTATTGTTTCTGGTGCAGTCGCTGAAAGAATTAAATTTATCGATTTTCTCTTATTCAGTGTCTTATTAGTGGCGATCGCCTATCCGATGATCGGTCATTGGGTATGGGGAGGGGGTTGGTTATCTCAACTCGGTTTTCAAGATTTTGCTGGTTCAACAGTAGTGCATTCTGTTGGGGGTTGGTGTGCTTTAACGGGAGCAATGATTTTAGGGCCTAGACTGGGAAAATATCCACAAGGAGGCGGTATAATGCCTTTACCCGGTCATAACCTAAGTATTGCAACTCTTGGTTGTTTTATTTTGTGGATAGGATGGTTTGGATTTAATCCTGGATCAACTATGACTGTAGGAGAAAATATTGCCTATATTGCTGTTGTTACTAACTTAGCCGCTGCTTCTGGTGGGATTACTGGTACAGTTAGTAGTTGGATTTTAGCGGGAAAACCCGATTTATCTCTTAGTATTAACGGTATTTTATCAGGGCTAGTTGCCATTACTGCTGGTTGTTCTATGGTAAGTTATTCCAGTGCCATTATGATCGGTGCTTTCGGTGGAATCCTCGTTGTTTTTGCCGTTTATTTCCTAGATAGTCTCAAAATAGATGATCCTGTGGGTGCTGTCTCTGTACACTTAGTGAATGGTGTTTGGGGTACGATCGCTGTAGGATTATTTGCTGATTCTATTATCACGGAAAACGAGAACATATCTGGTTTATTTAGCAGTGGGAATTTTAATTTATTAGGAGTTCAACTATTAGGTATTCTGAGTGTTGGGGTAACAATGGTCATTATTAGTACTCTATTTTGGAACTTATTAAAGTTCACTCTTGGTTTAAGAGTTTCTCCAGAAGAAGAATATTTAGGCTTAGATATTGGTGAACATGGTATGGAGGCTTATAGTGGCTTTTTAGACTTAGAAAGTGACATCGGAATTGACGGTAATTAA
- a CDS encoding YebC/PmpR family DNA-binding transcriptional regulator has protein sequence MAGHSKWANIKRQKARVDAKKGKTFTQLSRAIIVAARNGLPDPEGNFQLRTAIEKARAAGIPNDNIDRAIAKGAGTYSDDENILEEIRYEGYGIGGVAVLIEALTDNRHRTAADIRLAFTKNGGNLGETGCVSWMFDQKGVAIIDGKVEEEQLLEACLSANADTYEIIEEKDYQGAEVFIEVSQLENLNQILTNYHFTVKELELRWIPNNTVEIVDREQIKFLLRLMDNLESLDDVQNVTANFEL, from the coding sequence ATGGCAGGACATAGTAAATGGGCAAACATTAAACGACAAAAAGCAAGAGTTGATGCTAAAAAAGGTAAAACTTTTACTCAACTTTCTCGTGCTATTATTGTGGCGGCTCGTAATGGATTACCAGATCCTGAAGGTAATTTTCAGTTGCGCACAGCGATAGAAAAAGCTAGAGCGGCCGGTATTCCAAATGATAACATTGATAGGGCGATCGCCAAGGGTGCAGGAACTTACTCTGATGATGAGAATATATTAGAAGAAATCAGATATGAAGGTTATGGTATTGGGGGAGTTGCAGTATTAATTGAGGCATTGACAGATAATCGTCATCGCACGGCGGCGGATATTCGATTAGCTTTTACTAAAAATGGTGGTAACTTGGGAGAAACTGGTTGTGTTAGTTGGATGTTTGATCAAAAAGGAGTTGCTATCATTGACGGTAAGGTGGAAGAAGAACAATTATTAGAGGCTTGTTTATCCGCCAATGCTGACACTTATGAAATTATTGAAGAAAAAGACTATCAAGGTGCAGAAGTTTTCATCGAAGTTAGTCAATTAGAAAATCTAAACCAAATTTTAACTAATTATCACTTTACCGTTAAAGAGTTAGAATTGCGGTGGATACCGAATAATACGGTAGAAATTGTCGATCGAGAACAAATTAAATTTTTGCTGCGTCTTATGGATAATCTTGAGTCTTTAGACGATGTACAAAATGTAACCGCTAATTTTGAATTATGA
- a CDS encoding iron ABC transporter permease, giving the protein MKTHSLSQSWLNQVPTYIWYISLASIAILISLPILTVVTSVFADHQDIWQHLRDTVLKDYIINSLVLMIGVSVGVLVIGVSCAWLVTMCQFVGSSIFEWLLLMPLAAPAYILAYSYTSMLEYFGPLQIWLRDIFGWESVDDYWFPSIRNIGGAIVLLVLVLYPYVYLLARVAFLEQSVCTVEASRSLGYNPWQSFFKVALPLARPSIVAGLALALMETLNDFGTVQYFGISTFTTGIYRTWFGMGERVAAAQLASFLMIFILILIFLERRSRSNARYYQTNAINQQIPRFCLNWWRSIIAFATCAIPVILGFVLPTIYLLDLTIRNREETLNDTFWDLTKNSLIVAVISAIVAILIGLIMAYGQRLIPNTILNISVRISSMGYAIPGSVIAVGILIPLGIFDNSLDSWMLNHFNISTGLLLSGTIVALVYAYLVRFLAVSFNTIESSLSKIKPNLDDASRSLGYGAFSTLFKVHLPLMWGGILTAVMLVFVDVMKELPATLVMRPFNFDTLAVRVYQYASDERLIEASAPALAIILVGIVPVIFLSYRIARSRNATS; this is encoded by the coding sequence ATGAAAACACATTCCCTCTCACAATCTTGGCTAAATCAAGTACCAACCTATATATGGTATATATCCTTAGCGTCGATCGCAATTTTAATCTCTTTACCGATTCTTACCGTTGTTACCAGTGTTTTTGCTGATCATCAGGATATTTGGCAACATTTAAGAGATACGGTGCTAAAAGATTATATTATTAACTCCCTTGTTTTAATGATCGGTGTTAGTGTTGGTGTGCTAGTGATTGGGGTTAGTTGTGCATGGTTGGTAACTATGTGTCAGTTTGTGGGATCTAGTATTTTTGAATGGTTATTATTAATGCCGTTGGCCGCTCCTGCTTATATTCTGGCCTATAGTTATACCAGTATGTTAGAGTATTTTGGACCGCTCCAAATCTGGTTAAGGGATATTTTTGGATGGGAAAGTGTTGATGATTATTGGTTTCCCTCTATTCGCAATATCGGAGGGGCCATCGTGTTGTTAGTACTAGTATTATATCCCTACGTTTATCTCTTAGCGAGAGTTGCTTTTTTAGAACAGTCTGTATGTACTGTTGAGGCTAGTCGATCGTTGGGTTATAATCCTTGGCAAAGTTTCTTCAAAGTAGCGCTGCCTTTAGCTCGTCCTTCCATTGTAGCTGGTTTAGCGTTAGCCTTGATGGAGACTTTAAATGATTTTGGTACAGTACAATATTTTGGTATAAGCACCTTTACAACAGGCATTTATCGTACATGGTTTGGGATGGGAGAAAGAGTTGCTGCGGCACAATTAGCTTCTTTTCTCATGATATTTATTTTGATCTTAATCTTTTTAGAACGTCGATCGAGATCCAATGCCCGTTATTATCAAACCAATGCAATTAATCAACAAATACCCCGTTTTTGTTTGAACTGGTGGCGCAGTATCATCGCTTTTGCTACCTGTGCTATTCCTGTGATTTTAGGATTTGTTTTACCAACTATCTATCTATTAGATTTAACTATTCGTAATCGAGAAGAAACTCTTAATGATACTTTTTGGGATTTGACTAAAAATAGTCTTATCGTGGCGGTAATTAGTGCTATTGTCGCTATTCTCATTGGTTTAATTATGGCTTACGGACAAAGATTGATACCTAATACTATTCTCAATATTTCCGTGCGAATTTCCTCTATGGGTTACGCTATTCCGGGTTCAGTTATTGCGGTTGGTATTCTTATCCCTTTAGGTATTTTTGATAATAGTCTCGATAGTTGGATGCTCAATCATTTTAATATTTCTACCGGATTGTTACTCAGTGGCACAATCGTTGCCTTAGTTTATGCTTATTTAGTTAGATTTTTAGCAGTATCTTTCAATACGATCGAATCTAGTTTAAGCAAAATTAAACCCAATCTGGATGATGCTTCTCGTAGTCTCGGTTATGGGGCATTTTCTACCCTATTTAAAGTTCATTTACCACTAATGTGGGGAGGTATTTTAACGGCTGTAATGTTAGTTTTTGTTGATGTGATGAAAGAATTACCGGCAACTCTAGTTATGCGTCCTTTCAACTTTGATACCTTAGCGGTAAGGGTTTATCAATACGCCTCTGATGAAAGACTGATTGAAGCCTCTGCTCCTGCTTTAGCTATTATATTAGTGGGAATTGTCCCTGTTATTTTCTTAAGTTATCGTATTGCTCGATCGCGTAATGCAACTTCTTAA
- a CDS encoding thioredoxin domain-containing protein, with product MTNNLINAQSLYLRKHAYNPINWWYWGEEALNLAKSQNKPIFLSIGYSSCHWCTVMEGEAFSDQSIADYLNQHFVAIKVDREERPDIDSIYMTALQMMTGQGGWPLNIFLTPDELVPFYGGTYFPIEPRYGKPGFLQILQAINDFYHQQKDKLESLKEEIVKSLQDNSQVILSVDTPLTSELLIQGITNNSKVLDRNDYGSPRFPMMPYSHLILQDSTKNENYQKLVKKRAIDLVNGGIYDHVGGGFHRYTVDATWTVPHFEKMLYDNGLIMEFLTNLWSSGVEIPEIKIACDGTLNWLKREMTADEGYFYASQDADNFPTINDFEPEEGDFYVWHYQDLIEILSDEELSAFEDTFTITNNGNFEGKNVLQKLENVSINNIVKNVLEKLFIIRYGESSSNLTKFTPARNNQEAKSINWKGRIPPVTDTKMILAWNSLMISGLARAYGVFQDKNYLELAEKAINFILNNQWKNARLYRLNYDGKVSVFAQAEDYSFLIKALLDLAQNSENNSSYYLTQAIKVQQEFDYYCLDRENGGYYNNSDDNSQDLLIREKSYIDNATPSSNGISIVNLIRLGLLTGNSEYLDKGEKTLQLFSEIMTKSPTSCPSIFVGLNWYLRGKTLKTLPEIKQKFNQKYYPNVIYQITEDLPPNSVGIVCQGLSCLPPVRSINELNQLLT from the coding sequence ATGACTAATAATCTTATTAATGCTCAAAGTTTATACCTAAGAAAACACGCTTATAACCCTATTAATTGGTGGTATTGGGGAGAAGAAGCCTTAAATCTCGCTAAATCCCAGAATAAACCCATTTTTCTCTCGATCGGTTATTCTAGTTGTCATTGGTGTACTGTCATGGAGGGAGAGGCTTTTTCTGATCAATCCATCGCAGATTACTTAAATCAACATTTTGTAGCTATAAAAGTCGATCGAGAAGAACGTCCAGATATTGATAGTATATATATGACGGCTTTGCAAATGATGACTGGGCAAGGAGGTTGGCCTTTAAATATTTTTCTCACTCCTGATGAATTAGTACCTTTTTATGGCGGTACATATTTTCCTATTGAGCCTCGTTATGGCAAACCCGGATTTTTACAAATACTTCAAGCTATCAACGATTTTTACCATCAACAAAAAGATAAACTAGAATCATTAAAAGAGGAAATTGTCAAGAGTTTACAAGATAATTCTCAAGTAATTTTGTCGGTGGATACTCCCTTAACTTCCGAGTTGTTGATTCAGGGTATAACAAATAATAGCAAAGTTCTCGATCGCAATGATTATGGTTCGCCTCGTTTTCCGATGATGCCCTATAGTCATCTGATTTTACAGGATTCGACGAAAAATGAAAACTATCAAAAATTAGTCAAAAAAAGAGCGATAGATTTAGTTAACGGCGGAATTTATGATCATGTGGGCGGTGGTTTTCATCGTTACACGGTTGATGCTACATGGACAGTGCCACACTTTGAAAAAATGCTCTATGATAATGGTTTAATCATGGAATTTTTAACTAATTTGTGGAGTAGCGGAGTCGAAATCCCAGAAATTAAAATTGCTTGTGATGGTACATTAAACTGGTTAAAAAGGGAAATGACAGCAGATGAGGGTTATTTTTATGCTTCTCAAGATGCGGATAATTTTCCTACTATTAATGATTTTGAACCAGAAGAAGGAGATTTTTATGTATGGCATTATCAAGATTTAATAGAGATTTTATCAGATGAAGAATTAAGTGCTTTTGAAGATACTTTTACGATTACTAATAATGGCAACTTTGAAGGAAAAAATGTTTTACAAAAACTAGAAAATGTATCAATTAATAATATTGTTAAAAATGTATTAGAAAAGTTATTTATTATTCGTTATGGTGAAAGTTCATCAAATTTAACTAAGTTTACTCCTGCTAGAAATAATCAAGAAGCTAAAAGTATAAATTGGAAAGGACGGATTCCCCCCGTGACAGATACGAAAATGATTTTAGCATGGAACAGTTTAATGATTTCTGGATTAGCAAGAGCTTATGGTGTTTTTCAAGATAAAAATTACCTAGAATTAGCCGAAAAAGCAATAAATTTTATTCTTAATAATCAGTGGAAAAATGCTCGACTCTATAGACTTAATTATGATGGAAAAGTAAGTGTTTTTGCCCAAGCAGAAGATTACAGTTTTTTGATCAAGGCTTTATTAGATTTAGCTCAAAATTCTGAAAATAATTCTAGTTATTATTTAACCCAAGCAATAAAAGTACAACAAGAATTTGATTATTATTGTCTAGATCGAGAAAACGGTGGTTATTATAACAATAGTGATGATAATTCTCAAGATTTGTTGATCAGAGAAAAAAGCTATATTGACAATGCTACCCCTTCCAGTAACGGGATTTCGATCGTCAACTTGATAAGATTAGGATTACTAACGGGTAATAGTGAATATTTAGACAAGGGGGAAAAAACCTTGCAACTATTTAGCGAAATTATGACAAAATCCCCAACCAGTTGTCCGAGTATTTTTGTCGGTTTAAACTGGTATTTGCGAGGAAAAACCCTTAAAACCCTCCCAGAGATAAAACAAAAATTCAACCAAAAATATTATCCTAACGTCATTTATCAAATAACAGAAGATTTACCCCCCAATAGTGTCGGTATTGTGTGTCAGGGGTTGTCTTGTCTTCCACCAGTTAGAAGTATTAATGAACTTAATCAATTATTAACATAA
- a CDS encoding GDSL-type esterase/lipase family protein: MQIVKNPNLDNYSNSQPLRIIAIGDSLVYGYGDTEGGGWVERLRRRWMESDRDHVLYNLGIRGDRTSQVKARLVQEFSYRGELRNKYPDLIILSVGVNDSPRLGHIQGRNLSNYDQFTEDINSLLDRALELSPVLFVGMTPVDETKMPFLDCFYYNLRDQYHYKEVTKKACETRQIPYLDIFDLWMSRGEHWRVSQMSNDGLHPNVKGYESLFHEVINWQSLIKLTV; this comes from the coding sequence ATGCAAATCGTTAAAAATCCCAACCTAGATAACTATAGTAATTCTCAGCCGTTACGAATAATCGCTATCGGTGATAGTTTAGTGTATGGTTATGGTGATACGGAAGGTGGTGGATGGGTAGAAAGATTGCGTCGCCGTTGGATGGAAAGCGATCGAGATCATGTATTGTATAATTTAGGTATTAGAGGCGATCGTACCAGTCAAGTAAAAGCTAGATTAGTTCAAGAATTTAGCTATCGAGGAGAGTTAAGAAATAAATATCCAGACCTTATTATTTTATCAGTAGGAGTGAACGATTCTCCCCGTTTAGGTCACATTCAAGGAAGAAATTTGAGTAATTATGATCAGTTTACAGAAGATATTAATAGTTTACTTGATCGAGCTTTAGAATTATCTCCCGTGCTATTTGTGGGAATGACTCCTGTTGACGAAACAAAAATGCCGTTTTTAGACTGTTTTTATTATAATCTCAGAGATCAATATCATTACAAAGAAGTAACGAAAAAAGCCTGTGAAACAAGACAAATTCCCTATCTCGATATATTTGATTTATGGATGAGTCGGGGAGAACATTGGCGAGTATCTCAAATGTCTAATGATGGCTTACATCCCAATGTAAAAGGTTATGAGTCATTATTTCACGAGGTAATTAACTGGCAATCTTTAATAAAATTAACAGTTTAA